The Pantoea sp. Aalb genomic interval GCCGTAGTGATACAATTAATAGGTTAAAACGTTTTATTCAAATGTATCCAGAACTACAACAAGAAGCCAATAATCAACATCAGATTATTAGCTACATTGATTTACGTTATGATTCTGGAGCTGCAGTTGGATGGTATAAGAATCATTAGATTTAGTAGAATAAGAACTTAATTAGTAATAGAATCAAGTGCAGGCTACCATTTATGATAAACAAGGCAACGGATAAAAAACTAGTAGTAGGATTAGAAATCGGCACTACAAAAGTTGCTGTCTTGATTGGAAAAATTTTGCCTGATGGTATGATAAATATTATTGGAGTAGGTAGTGGTCCTTCTCGTGGAATGGATAAAGGTGGTGTAAACGATCTAGAATCAATAGTAAAGTGCGTACAACGAGCAATTGAACAGGCGGAATTGATGGCTGATTGTCAAATTTCATCTGTATACCTTGCTTTATCTGGCAAACACATTAGTTGTCAAAATGAAATAGGTATAGTTCCAATTTCTGAAGAAGAAGTTATTCCAGATGATGTAGAAAATGTAGTACACACGGCAAAATCTGTTCGTGTTCGGGATGAACATCGTATTTTACATGTTATTCCTCAAGAGTATGCAATTGATTATCAAGAAGGAATAAAAAATCCAGTAGGACTTTCTGGTATAAGAATGCAAGCAAAAGTACATTTAATTACATGCCATAATGATATGGCAAAAAATATTGTTAAAGTTGTTGAACGTTGTGGCTTAAAAGTTGATCAACTTATTTTTGCTGGACTAGCTTCTAGTTTTTCTGTACTAACTGAAGATGAACGTGAATTAGGAGTATGTTTAGTTGATATAGGTGGTGGAACAATGGATTTAGCTATCTACACAGGTGGAGCATTACGTTACACTAAAGTCATTCCTTATGCAGGAAATGTAGTAACAAGTGATATTGCGTATGCTTTTAGTACACCACCTACTGATGCAGAAATAATAAAAATAAGATATGGTTGTGCTTTAAGTTCGATTGTTAGTAAAGATGAAAATGTAGAAGTGCCAAGTGTTGGCGGGCGTCCACCACGTTGTCTACAGCGCCAAACTTTGGCTGAAGTTATTGAACCACGTTATACTGAATTGTTACATTTAGTTAATAATGAGATTTTACAATTACAAAACAGGTTACAGCATCAAGGAGTAAAGCATCATTTGGCAGCTGGTATTGTATTAACAGGTGGTGCATCTCAGATAAATGGTTTAGCGGCATGTGCAAAACGCGTATTTCAAACTCAAGTTCGTATTGGACAACCGTTAAATATTACTGGGTTAGTAGATTATGCTCAAGAGCCATATTACTCAACAGCAGTAGGATTGTTGCATTATGGTAAAGAGTTACATATGAGTGATAATGAAACACAAAAACAAACTGTAATGAGCAAGTGGTTTAAAAAAATACATAAATGGCTAAGAGAAGAATTTTAACTTTTCAATAAAGGAGATCATGTTGACAGTATTGATGATTTCCAAGTAACAAATACATAACGGGGAACAATTATGTTTGAACCTATGGAACTAACTAAAGATGCTGTGATTAAAGTCATTGGTATCGGCGGTGGTGGTGGTAATGCTTCAGAGCATATGGTACGTGAACGTATTGAAGGAGTGGAATTTTTTGCTGTAAATACAGATGCACAAGCATTACGTAAAACATCAGTTAACCAAACTATTCAGATTGGCATTAATATTACTAAAGGTCTTGGTGCTGGTGCAAATCCAGAAGTAGGTAGGACTTCAGCAGAAGAAGATCGTGAAGCATTACGTGCTGCATTAGACGGTGCAGATATGGTATTTATTGCAGCTGGTATGGGTGGTGGTACTGGAACTGGTGCAGCTCCAGTTGTAGCAGAAGTTGCAAAAGATTTAGGCATATTAACTGTTGCTGTAGTAACAAAGCCATTTAATTTTGAAGGCAAAAAACGTATGGCTTTTGCTGAACAAGGGATAGCTGAACTTTCTAAGCATGTTGATTCATTAATTACTATTCCTAACGATAAACTATTAAAAGTTTTAGGACGCGGTATTTCTCTTTTAGATGCTTTTAGTGCAGCGAATAATGTCCTGAAAGGTGCTGTACAAGGAATAGCTGAATTAATTACTCGTCCTGGTCTTATGAATGTCGATTTTGCAGATGTCCGCACTGTGATGTCAGAAATGGGCTATGCTATGATGGGATCTGGAGTTGCATGTGGGGAAGATCGTGCAGAAGAAGCAGCTGAAATGGCAATATCTAGTCCACTTTTAGAAGATATTGATCTATCAGGTGCTCGTGGTGTTTTAGTTAATATTACTGCTGGATTTGATCTTCGGCTTGATGAATTTGAGACGGTAGGTAATACTATTAGGGCCTTTGCTTCAGATAATGCTACTGTAGTAATTGGTACTTCCTTAGATCCAGAGATGAATGATGAACTACGTGTGACAGTAGTAGCTACTGGCATTAGTATGGATAAACGTTCAGAGATAACTTTAGTGACTCCAAAACCAATACCTCATTCAACAATAGATCATTGTAATCAACAAAATAGTATTTTGTCTTTACCTCAAGAACAAAAATCAACTAATAAAATTATTAATGAACAATCTATATCGTCTACGTCTAATAAAGAACCAGACTACTTAGATATACCAGCTTTCTTACGTAAGCAAGCAGATTAAATTTTATGAAACTCATTTTTTGTTTTTTGTGCTGAATTAGTTAGCGACGATTATTTATACTTTCAGCATGATGAAAGATTTGCGAGATATGCAATGATTAAACAAAGGACATTAAAACATATTGTAAGGACGGTTGGTATCGGTTTGCATACTGGCAAAAAGGTAACGTTAACTTTGCGACCTGCATCAGCTAATACTAGAGTTATCTATCGTCGCATTGACTTAAATCCACCAGTTGATTTTTCAGTTAATGAAAAATATGTTCACAATACTATTTTAAATACTTGTTTAATAAATAATAAAGGCATACGTATTTCAACAGTTGAGCATTTAAACGCTGCTCTTGCTGGATTAGGAATAGATAATATTATTATCGAAGTCGATGCACCTGAAATACCAATTATGGATGGCAGCGCTGCTCCTTTTATTTCTTTAATGATGAATGCAGGTATTAAAGAGGTAAATAGTGCAAAAAAATTTATACGTATTAAACAGCTAGTTAGTGTAACTGATGGTGATAAATGGGCAGAAATTAAACCTTACAATGGGTTTTTACTTGATGTTACTATTGATTTTAAACATCCGGTAATTTACTCGAGCTCACAGCGATATAAATTAAAATTTTCTGCAAAATCTTTTATTGATCAAATTAGTCGAGCACGTACATTCGGTTTTATTCATGAAATAAAATATTTACAATCTAAAAAATTGTGTTTAGGTGCTAGCTTAGATTGTGCTATTGGTCTTGACGATTTTCATGTACTTAATGCAGATGGATTACGTTTTAAAGATGAATTTGTACGGCATAAAATGCTAGATGCTATAGGAGATCTATTTATCTGTGGTTATAATTTTATTGGAGCATTTTCTGCTTTTAAATCTAGTCATTCATTAAATAATAAATTATTAAAAGAGCTAATAGCAAAACAAGAATGTTGGGAATGGGTTACATATGAAGACGAATCTGAATTACCATTAATATTTAAAATATCTAATTTAGCCATATTATAATTTAAATATAAAAACACTAGTTTTATATATATTTCAATAGTTTATTTGAATAACTACTGGATTTTATTTTGTTAATGTAAAATAAATATCATTAAATGAATATAATTTTTTATAGTGATTAAAAAATTATATTATTTTTTATTTTTATACTAGTAAATATTTTTTCTAATTTAAATTTAGTTTTAATTATTTTATTCTTCTATAACAAAGTGCTACTTTAATCAAAATAAAGTATATTACTGAAGTAATATGTAACGACCCGTATCGTTATATTCTTATTTTTTTAAATTAATATAATGTCGATTATGAAATCACTATTAACCGATCATACGCTATAACTAATACTATAAAGAATTATAATATGCTAATATTCAATATGTTATAACGTGCTTTATTCTTTTTACCTAACCGTTTTCTATTTATGGTTCATATTAAGTTTTTCGTTATTCAACTCTTAATATTTGTATTTTATTTTATATTTTAATCGAAAGAACGTATAAATAAATTGAGAATAATTATTATGTTAATTAAGTTTTTTACTAAATATTGGGGTAATAGCAACGATCGCATATTACGCCGTATGTATAAAATTGTAGATATTATTAATCAAATGGAAGATGATTTTAAAAAAATTTCGGATAAAGAACTGAAAAAAAAGACTAGTCAATTTCGTGAACGCTTAGTACAAGGTGAAAGTTTAGAAAATTTGCTATTAGAAGCTTTTGCTACAGTACGTGAAGCAAGTAAGCGTGTATTTGGTATGCGTCATTTTGATGTACAATTAATAGGTGGTATGGTATTAAATGATCGCTGTATTGCTGAAATGCGAACTGGAGAAGGTAAAACATTAACATCAACATTACCAGCTTACTTAAATGCTCTTAGTGGTCAAGGAGTACATGTTGTCACTGTAAATAATTATCTAGCACAGCGAGATGCAGAAAATAATAGACCTCTCTTTGAGTTTTTAGATTTAACAGTAGGAATTAACTTGCCTGATATATCACAAGTAGCTAAAAGAGAAGCTTATGCTGCTGATATTACTTATGGTACAAACAACGAGTATGGATTTGACTATTTGCGTGATAACATGGCTTTTAGTCCAGAAGAACGAGTACAACGTAAACTTCATTATGCTTTAATAGATGAAGTAGATTCTATATTAATCGATGAAGCACGTACTCCACTTATCATTTCAGGACCAGCAGAAGATAGTTCAGATTTATACATTAAAATGAATAAAATTATTCCATATTTAGTACGTCAAGAAAAAGAAGATTCTGAAACTTTTAATGGTGGAGGTGATTTCTGGATAGATGAAAAGGCTCGTCAAGCACATATGACAGAATATGGTCTTATTAAAATTGAAGAATTATTAGTAAAACAAGATATTATGAAACATGGTGAATCTTTATATTCATCATCTAATATTATGCTCATGCATCATGTTAATGCTGCTTTACGAGCTCATTCTTTGTTTATTAGAGATGTTGATTATATCGTAAAAGATGGTGAAGTCATCATCGTAGACGAGCATACTGGTCGTACTATGAAAGGACGTCGTTGGTCTGATGGCTTACATCAAGCAATAGAAGCCAAAGAAAATGTTGAAATTCAAAATGAAAATCAAACTTTAGCTTCTATAACTTTTCAAAATTATTTTCGTCTTTATGAAAAACTTGCTGGTATGACAGGTACAGCTTATACCGAATCCTTCGAATTTAAATCTATTTATAAGTTAAACACTATTGTTATTCCTACTAATCGTCCAATGATCCGTAAAGATTTACCTGATTTAGTATATATGACAGAAAAAGAAAAAATTAGTGCTATCATTGACGATGTTCGTTCTTGTAAAGCTAGAAAACAACCAGTATTAGTAGGTACAATTTCAATTGAAAAATCTGAACTTGTCTCTCAAGAATTAACCATTGCTGGAATCAAACATAATGTTTTAAATGCTAAATTTCACGCACGAGAAGCTGATATTATTGCACAAGCTGGACAACCTGGAACAGTAACTATTGCTACAAATATGGCTGGTCGTGGTACTGATATTGTATTGGGTGGTAGTTGGCAAGCTGAAATAGCTACTTTAGTTAATCCTACTAAAGAAATAATCAAAGCAGTTAAAATTTCATGGCAAAAACGTCATGATGAAGTATTATCTGCTGGTGGTCTTCATATTATCGGTACAGAACGTCATGAATCACGTCGTATTGATAATCAATTACGAGGTCGTTCTGGACGACAAGGTGATGTAGGTTCATCACGATTTTATCTATCAATGGAAGATGCATTAATGCGTATTTTTGCTTCAGAACGAGTATTGAACATGATGCGTAAGCTAGGAATGAAAAAAAATGAATCTATTGAACATCCATGGGTAACTAAGGCCATTGCAAATGCACAGCGTAAAGTTGAAAATCGCAACTTTGATATTCGCAAGCAATTACTTGAATATGATGATGTAGCTAACGATCAACGTCTTGCTATTTATAGTCAACGTAATGAACTTCTCGATGTACCTAATATATCTGAAACTATTAATAAAATACGTAAGGATGTTCTAAATAATATTATTAACAAATACATTCCACCAGATTCATTAGAAGAAATGTGGAATATAGAAGGATTAGAACATTGTTTATATAATGATTTTGATCTAGATATTTCTATAAATGATTGTTTAAAGAAAGAAAAAGTTTTAAATGAAGAACTACTACGTAATTGGATTATAAATAGTGTGATAGAAAAGTATTCCTTTAAAGAAAAAATGGTTGGTATTGACATAATTCGTAATTTTGAAAAAAATATAATGCTTCAGACGTTGGATTCTCTTTGGAAAGAACATTTAGCTGCAATGGATTACTTACGTCAAGGTATACATTTGCGTGGTTATGCACAAAAAGATCCGAAACAAGAATATAAGCGTGAATCTTTTGCTATGTTTTCTACAATGTTAGAATCATTGAAATATGAAGTAATTAGCATATTAAGTAAAGTTCAGGTTAGTATGCTTAAAGATATACCTAAAATAGAAAAACAACATAGTTATAAACATGCATATAGTATAGTACAACAGCCAATAAGCGATGTAGATGATATAAATATAGAAAACAAAAAAAATCATATAAATACTATAATAACTAGAAAAAATAAAGATCGTAAAGTAGGTCGTAATCAACCTTGTCCATGTGGTTCAGGAAAAAAATATAAGCAATGCCATGGGCATTTATTATAAAAAATCTAATTTTCTTAGATGATTTTAAAGTTCTAGATCTTTGTCATTTTTTTGAGGTGTATCATATCATTGCGTATTTAAGTTGTTCTTTTTTATCTACATAATATTTTTACTATTTTAAAAAATTAAATAAACCATTAATAGTGAAATATTAACTATTATAATTAAAATTATGATATATAGGGTTAACAACAAGCCAATTCAAAATGTAAGCAAGTTGGTACTTTACCTAATTCATTATCTAACGGTAAAAAACGAATAGCATATCGGCTTTTATATCCTGATATTTGTGGGTAGATTTTGTCTTCTAAAGTTAACTGAAGACGAAGTAAATCAGCTCCTTCAGCATTATTTTGATAAAAACCATTGAGGCTAGTTTGATTATGAAACACGCCAGTTTGACGAATTAGGTCAAGAATTATACTAATAGAATTATTTAATGGGTTAAGAGATTCTAACCAATTTTCAACTTGCATGTCACGTAAAGATTGTTGTTGATGTAACCAGATATGTAAACTAGGTAAATCAAAACTACAACATCCTCCAGGAATATTAAGTCGTTGTCGTACCAATGCAATCAAACGATCTTCTCTTAGTTTTTGCCCTAGGCGAGGAGCACTTATTAATGTATGACATTGATATTTTAATTTTTCTCTTAATTGTTGAATAATGTGCTCATCTACGCCGGGTACATCTACCCAAAATCGTAATTTTTGCTGTTGTTTTTCTAATTCTTTTAATAGTTCAGTACGCATATCACCGCGTTCAAAAAGATCTAATAGTTCACTTAAAACACGAAAAAGACATAAAGCTGATATTGTACCTGTTATAGGTAATGTTTCATATAATTGATTTATTAAGAATTCAATGCGTAACCAAGTACGCATTTTTTCATTCAAAGGGTGTTCAAATAAAACTACTTCGCTCATGATATTAATTTTTCCGAATACTGGAAAGCGTAATATAGTTATTATGGAGCTCAATAACACGCATTAAAGATTTTTCTAATCTACCATTATTATCAATAATATCATCTGCATATTGTAGACGTCTTTCACGATTAGTTTGTGTAGCAATAATTTTTTTAGCCTGGTTAAGTAAAATATTGTCACGTTTTTTAGTACGTTGTAATTGTATAGTTTCATTTATATCAATTACTAAAACTCGATCTGCTAAACACTGAATTTTATTTTCTATTAACAATGGAATTACCCAAATAATATATGGTGATGTGGCTAAATTTTTAATAAGTTGTTGTGTACGTTTATTTATTAATGGGTGTAATAGTTGATTAATCCAATTTCTTTCTTTTGGTTTTCCAAAAATAATTTTACGTAATATAGAACGACAGAGTGTACCATCAGCATTTAAAATAGATTTATTATAACGTTGAACAATTGCTTTTAAAGCTAGAGATCCTGGTTGAATTACTTCTCTAGCAATAACATCAGCATCAATAATATTAACACCTAGTGCTGCAAAAGCATTAGCAATAGTACTTTTGCCACTACCAATACCACCAGTAAGCGCAACGGTAAAAGACATGTCGCTCTCCTAATATTTTAATAATTAACTTATACTAGTAGTAAACAATAAAATATAAATTAGTTTGTTTTTTACTTGACTAAATTTATATAATTGTAGTATATATCATAATGAAAATTATAGTTATACCATGCTAGTATATTTACTTTATTATTTATAATACTAAAAATAGTTTTATATAAAAAACTTTACTTATCTTCTGTATCTTTATTGTAAAGTTTTTTATATAGAATAAAAACGCATAGAAAGGTCAAGTGCATGTATATGCTTAGTAATAGCACCGATTGAAACATAATCAATACCAGTATGTGCTACTTGTCTTAAAATTATTTCATTAATATTACCTGAAACTTCTAGTAAAGCACGATTATTAACAATTTCTACTGCTTGATATATCATATCAAGTTTAAAGTTATCCAACATAATTATCTTAACATTCGCATCAAGTGCTTCCTGTAATTCGTATATATTTTCAACTTCAACTTCTATAGGTATATTTGGATACAATTGCATCGCTTTTTTTACTGCGTTTCGTATAGAACCACTAGCAATAATATGGTTTTCTTTAATTAAAAAAGCATCGAAAAGACCTAAACGATGATTAATTCCACCACCACATGTTACTGCATATTTTGACGCAATACGCATTCCAGGTAATGTTTTGCGAGTATCAAGTATTTGAATTTTACTATTCTCAGATATTAGTATTACGACATATCGATTAACTTCTGTAGCTATACCTGATAAAATTTGAATAAAATTAAGTACAGTACGTTCTGCCGTTAACAATAAATGTGCTGGTCCTTCAAGTTCAAATAATACTTGATTAGGTATTACCTTTTGACCGTCTTCTATATACCATCTAATATTTACTTTTTTATTACTTAACTGAATAAATATCTCTTCAACCCAACGCTTACCGCAAAAAATTCCAGCTTCACGTGTAATAATTTGTCCTTTAGCTTTTTTATTTTTTGATAAAATTAAAGCTGTAATGTCATGATCTACATTAATTTCATTTCCTAAATCTTCTCGAAGTGCACGATTAATAGATTCTGATATATCTTGTTCTATATATTTATTTAAAGTCTGAAAATTATGATGGGTATAACCGTGTAATAACATCTCAATAGTCCAAACATTAGGGATTAGTTTATTTATATATATAAAAATTTAATAGAGTTAAATATTCTAATTTCATTAATACTATAATATTTTCTTGATAAGATTTTTTTTTAGTAAAATTAAATTAAGTAATAGTAGTAAGAATATTTTTATTATTTAATCATTCAAATTAAGATTTAAAATTTGTTAATATGTAGAAATATTATTATTCAATATAATATAAATATATTTATTATATATAATTAATTTAAATTAATGTATATGTTTTAATTTTTAAATATGATCTTATCAATATAAAGGAATTAAATAATTTAAATAATAAAATAGATAATAATGTTTTTAACATTTATCCTATTTAGTTAATAGCTTTTAAAAAATATTTAAGTTTCGATAGAATATAATGCATATTATAAAATTGAATTGAAATTATCATTTTCATTTGGTTATGTAAATAAAATGAAATTAAGTTTTTTGTATTATTTTTTTAATAAAATATCCAATAGTTAAAATTATTAACCATACAGGGATCAACCATACAGATATTACCGTAGCAGTATTAATGGACATAATAATTATTAATGCTAACATAAATAGTAAACAAAGCCAATTACCAATTGGATAGAGAATAGCCTTAAAATGTATTGTTAAATCTTGATTTTCTTTTTTCTTACGAAATTTCATATGCGTTAAACTAATCATAGCCCAATTAATTACTAGTGTAGAAATTACTAATGATAGAAAAATCCCAAAAGCTTCTCCTGGCATAAGAAAATTTATTAAAACACATAATGCTGTTACCGAAGCAGATAAAAAAATAGTATTTACTGGAATGCCATTGCAATCTAGATTCAATAGTACTTTTGGTGCGTTACCTTGTTTTGCTAATCCAAATAACATACGACTATTACAGTATACACAGCTATTGTATACCGAGAGAGCTGCTGTTAATATAACGACATTGAGCACATTAGCTACTTTAGCTTCTCCTAATTGATGAAAAATTAAAACAAATGGACTAGTATCTTGAGTAATAAGCATCCAAGGCATCAAAGATAGTAATACCGTTAAAGAGCCAATATAAAAAATTAAAATTCGCCATAACACTTGATTAGTAGCTTTTGGAATGCTTTTTTGTGGATTCTCAGCTTCTGCTGCAGTAATACCTACTAATTCTAGGCCACCGAATGAAAACATAATTATTGCCATCATCATTATAAGCCCTGTAATGCCATTTGGAAAAAAACCACCTTTATTCCACAGATTAGTAATTGATGCTTGTGGACCACCGTTATTACTTATAATTAACCAACTACCAAAAATAATCATACTAATAACAGCAATTATTTTAATAAGTGCAAACCAGAATTCCATTTCTCCGAATAATTTTACATTAGTTAAATTAATTGCATTAATTAATAAAAAAAATATAGTAACGCTTATCCAAGTGGGAGTGTTTGGAAACCAAAACTGAATATATTTGCCTACTGCAGTAAGTTCAGCCATAGCGACTAATACATATAAAAACCAATAATTCCATCCGGAAATAAAACCTGCAAAATTTCCCCAGTATTTGTAAGCAAAATAACTAAAACTCCCAGCTACTGGCTCTTCTACAACCATTTCACCTAATTGACGCATAATTAAAAATGCAATAAATCCTGCAATAGCATAACCAAGAATAATAGATGGTCCAGCAGATTTAATAACTGATGAGCTACCTAAAAATAGACCAGTACCTATCGCACCTCCTAAAGCAATTAGCTGAATATGACGGTTTTGTAAACTCCGATGTAAAGTTTTATTATTTTTTTTATCCATACAAACCTCGTGATTTTCGATCCTGACTTATACTTAGTACTTACATTATCATTTTTTTTGCAAAATATATTTAATCAATATTACTTATTGTATTATACATATTAATAAATAAAATCATTAAGATGCTTTATTTAAAATAAAGTAATTAATATGCTATTTTATTTAAAATATTGTATTAATTTGGTAGAAAAATTATTCTTTGGTTTTTGGCTATCTATGAATATTTTATACAATGGTTTTATTCATTTTCATCATAACTAAATAAAAATGGGGTTTTTTGAATAGATAGTTATTCTTAAAGTCAATTAAAACATTTAAATGTTATTGATGAAATTTAATAAGTTATTTTTTAGAAAGTTTTTTAAATACACAAAAAATAACTTCATATAATTAGTTTATGAACATAAAAAGATTTTTTTACTTTAATTGTATATGTATAGTTAAGGTGTTTATTTTCTTTTTTTAGATAGTTATCTTATAAACAAAATATTTGATTAATTTGATAAATATTAATAATAAACTTCTATATAATTAATTAATGATTTGATTTTTTTATTGTAAAAAGGATATTCTATCTAAAATAGTACCTTCTTTGAACAGGTCTACTTATTAAAATAGTAAAATTTTATAATTATTCCATATTGAGATTTTATTAAACTGTTAAAGATGAATAGTATTTTTATAAGATATTTAATAATTTTAAATAATAATATTTTTGATAATTTTAGCATATTATTTGTGAGTTAGTTATTCAATAAAATAATTAAATACAAATATTATTACTTGTCATGTAATTATTTACATAAATTAATTTGATCAAAATCTATAACACATTTATTTATATGTTTGCCGATAAGCGATATTAGAATAATAAAAAGATCTTACCGTAAGAAAATTAATACATTAATGATATACTTGCTCATAATTACATATTATATAAAACAATAAGCTAATATTTATTATATCTTATCTTCAGATGTATATATTTATTAAATATCTAAATATCTAAATATCTAAATATCTAAATATCTCTAATTTAAAATAAAAAACTATTATTAAAACTATAAACAATTTTATATATAATATTCTAGTTAGAATAAGCACTAATCGTACTAAAAATTTTAAGGTAATAACAATTTTACAAACATATACAATACAATATTAATTTTATTTTTAGCTACTTACTTATCTTTTCATTAGAAATCTTACTAGATATTATTTTAAAGAAGAAATCAAAGCTGTAGTGAATTCTTCATATATTGTTCATGATTAGAGTAAACAATAAAATTAGGATAATAAACATGTAAAATAAATAATTATTTTGTTGTTTTATTCTTATTCATTTTAAAGAAAACATATATAGAAGAACAGACTATTTCTAATTTAATAGAATACAAGGAATATAACCCCATGTCAGAAAAGTTTCAAAATGACATGGATCCGATCGAAACTCGTGAATGGTTACAATCGATCGAATCGGTCATACATGAAGAAGGGGCTGAGCGTGCACAGTACTTGATTAA includes:
- the ftsA gene encoding cell division protein FtsA codes for the protein MNKATDKKLVVGLEIGTTKVAVLIGKILPDGMINIIGVGSGPSRGMDKGGVNDLESIVKCVQRAIEQAELMADCQISSVYLALSGKHISCQNEIGIVPISEEEVIPDDVENVVHTAKSVRVRDEHRILHVIPQEYAIDYQEGIKNPVGLSGIRMQAKVHLITCHNDMAKNIVKVVERCGLKVDQLIFAGLASSFSVLTEDERELGVCLVDIGGGTMDLAIYTGGALRYTKVIPYAGNVVTSDIAYAFSTPPTDAEIIKIRYGCALSSIVSKDENVEVPSVGGRPPRCLQRQTLAEVIEPRYTELLHLVNNEILQLQNRLQHQGVKHHLAAGIVLTGGASQINGLAACAKRVFQTQVRIGQPLNITGLVDYAQEPYYSTAVGLLHYGKELHMSDNETQKQTVMSKWFKKIHKWLREEF
- the ftsZ gene encoding cell division protein FtsZ; amino-acid sequence: MFEPMELTKDAVIKVIGIGGGGGNASEHMVRERIEGVEFFAVNTDAQALRKTSVNQTIQIGINITKGLGAGANPEVGRTSAEEDREALRAALDGADMVFIAAGMGGGTGTGAAPVVAEVAKDLGILTVAVVTKPFNFEGKKRMAFAEQGIAELSKHVDSLITIPNDKLLKVLGRGISLLDAFSAANNVLKGAVQGIAELITRPGLMNVDFADVRTVMSEMGYAMMGSGVACGEDRAEEAAEMAISSPLLEDIDLSGARGVLVNITAGFDLRLDEFETVGNTIRAFASDNATVVIGTSLDPEMNDELRVTVVATGISMDKRSEITLVTPKPIPHSTIDHCNQQNSILSLPQEQKSTNKIINEQSISSTSNKEPDYLDIPAFLRKQAD
- the lpxC gene encoding UDP-3-O-acyl-N-acetylglucosamine deacetylase encodes the protein MIKQRTLKHIVRTVGIGLHTGKKVTLTLRPASANTRVIYRRIDLNPPVDFSVNEKYVHNTILNTCLINNKGIRISTVEHLNAALAGLGIDNIIIEVDAPEIPIMDGSAAPFISLMMNAGIKEVNSAKKFIRIKQLVSVTDGDKWAEIKPYNGFLLDVTIDFKHPVIYSSSQRYKLKFSAKSFIDQISRARTFGFIHEIKYLQSKKLCLGASLDCAIGLDDFHVLNADGLRFKDEFVRHKMLDAIGDLFICGYNFIGAFSAFKSSHSLNNKLLKELIAKQECWEWVTYEDESELPLIFKISNLAIL
- the secA gene encoding preprotein translocase subunit SecA, with amino-acid sequence MLIKFFTKYWGNSNDRILRRMYKIVDIINQMEDDFKKISDKELKKKTSQFRERLVQGESLENLLLEAFATVREASKRVFGMRHFDVQLIGGMVLNDRCIAEMRTGEGKTLTSTLPAYLNALSGQGVHVVTVNNYLAQRDAENNRPLFEFLDLTVGINLPDISQVAKREAYAADITYGTNNEYGFDYLRDNMAFSPEERVQRKLHYALIDEVDSILIDEARTPLIISGPAEDSSDLYIKMNKIIPYLVRQEKEDSETFNGGGDFWIDEKARQAHMTEYGLIKIEELLVKQDIMKHGESLYSSSNIMLMHHVNAALRAHSLFIRDVDYIVKDGEVIIVDEHTGRTMKGRRWSDGLHQAIEAKENVEIQNENQTLASITFQNYFRLYEKLAGMTGTAYTESFEFKSIYKLNTIVIPTNRPMIRKDLPDLVYMTEKEKISAIIDDVRSCKARKQPVLVGTISIEKSELVSQELTIAGIKHNVLNAKFHAREADIIAQAGQPGTVTIATNMAGRGTDIVLGGSWQAEIATLVNPTKEIIKAVKISWQKRHDEVLSAGGLHIIGTERHESRRIDNQLRGRSGRQGDVGSSRFYLSMEDALMRIFASERVLNMMRKLGMKKNESIEHPWVTKAIANAQRKVENRNFDIRKQLLEYDDVANDQRLAIYSQRNELLDVPNISETINKIRKDVLNNIINKYIPPDSLEEMWNIEGLEHCLYNDFDLDISINDCLKKEKVLNEELLRNWIINSVIEKYSFKEKMVGIDIIRNFEKNIMLQTLDSLWKEHLAAMDYLRQGIHLRGYAQKDPKQEYKRESFAMFSTMLESLKYEVISILSKVQVSMLKDIPKIEKQHSYKHAYSIVQQPISDVDDINIENKKNHINTIITRKNKDRKVGRNQPCPCGSGKKYKQCHGHLL
- the zapD gene encoding cell division protein ZapD, with protein sequence MSEVVLFEHPLNEKMRTWLRIEFLINQLYETLPITGTISALCLFRVLSELLDLFERGDMRTELLKELEKQQQKLRFWVDVPGVDEHIIQQLREKLKYQCHTLISAPRLGQKLREDRLIALVRQRLNIPGGCCSFDLPSLHIWLHQQQSLRDMQVENWLESLNPLNNSISIILDLIRQTGVFHNQTSLNGFYQNNAEGADLLRLQLTLEDKIYPQISGYKSRYAIRFLPLDNELGKVPTCLHFELACC
- the coaE gene encoding dephospho-CoA kinase (Dephospho-CoA kinase (CoaE) performs the final step in coenzyme A biosynthesis.) → MSFTVALTGGIGSGKSTIANAFAALGVNIIDADVIAREVIQPGSLALKAIVQRYNKSILNADGTLCRSILRKIIFGKPKERNWINQLLHPLINKRTQQLIKNLATSPYIIWVIPLLIENKIQCLADRVLVIDINETIQLQRTKKRDNILLNQAKKIIATQTNRERRLQYADDIIDNNGRLEKSLMRVIELHNNYITLSSIRKN